One Amphiprion ocellaris isolate individual 3 ecotype Okinawa chromosome 5, ASM2253959v1, whole genome shotgun sequence genomic region harbors:
- the arl8ba gene encoding ADP-ribosylation factor-like protein 8B-A, which produces MLALINRLLDWFKSLFWKEEMELTLVGLQYSGKTTFVNVIASGHFSEDMIPTVGFNMRKVTKGNVTIKIWDIGGQPRFRSMWERYCRGVNAIVYMVDAADREKVEASRNELHNLLDKPQLQGIPVLVLGNKRDLPTALDEKQLIEKMNLAAIQDREICCYSISCKEKDNIDITLQWLIQHSKSRRS; this is translated from the exons ATGCTGGCGCTAATAAACCGGCTTTTGGACTGGTTCAAGTCCCTGTTTTGGAAGGAGGAGATGGAGCTGACGCTGGTCGGCCTGCAGTACTctggaaaaacaacatttgtaaACGTGATCGCT tcagGGCATTTCAGTGAAGACATGATCCCTACAGTCGGCTTCAACATGAGGAAGGTCACCAAAGGAAACGTCACCATCAAG ATCTGGGATATAGGAGGGCAGCCGAGGTTCAGGAGCATGTGGGAGCGCTACTGTCGGGGAGTTAATGCAATCGT gTACATGGTTGATGCAGCAGATCGAGAAAAGGTGGAGGCATCCAGAAATGAGCTTCATAATTTATTAGACAAACCTCAGTTGCAAGGAATTCCT GTTTTGGTACTCGGCAACAAAAGGGATCTCCCCACTGCCCTAGATGAAAAGCAGCTCATTGAGAAAAT GAATCTAGCAGCTATTCAGGACAGAGAGATATGCTGCTATTCAATTTCCTGCAAAGAGAAAGACAACATTG ATATCACACTTCAGTGGCTCATCCAGCACTCAAAGTCCCGCAGGAGCTGA
- the tnfrsf18 gene encoding tumor necrosis factor receptor superfamily member 18, translated as MIWQSLSFAVCVLTFWTIGHATGCGDRQIRINGRCCNLCPPGTYMAEFCSDKEQTVCISCQEGHFSDHYSVFDRCEPCQSCQQEYSEKCTPTTNATCSCRSGFLCSNSICSICEENKCVTGEKPKRTEISSGAGVTKYSYHCEPLCPENAYFDAGRNSCQSIIPCSMLERAERFPGNKTHPPVCDKPDVHRDSSTHVILGIGFVSLSVSLLLVLSYTCMKNQRQHAINKSPVLAASTNNNEFHLSKEESGHQLISQTESKDSNSLDQVHLEKVISL; from the exons ATGATTTGGCAGAGCCTTTCCTTTGCTGTATGTGTGCTGACTTTTTGGACTATTGGACACGCTACAGGCTGTGGTGATCGACAGATCCGGATAAATGGACGGTGCTGCAATCTGTGCCCCCCAG GTACTTATATGGCAGAGTTCTGCTCTGACAAAGAGCAAACTGTCTGCATTTCTTGTCAAGAGGGACATTTTTCAGATCACTACTCTGTTTTTGACAGATGTGAGCCATGCCAGTCTTGCCAACAAG aatattctgagaaatgtACTCCGACCACAAATGCGACCTGTTCTTGTCGCTCTGGTTTCCTGTGTTCCAACAGCATCTGCTCAATTTGTGAGGAAAACAAATGTGTCACGGGTGAGAAACCGAAGAGGACAG AAATTTCATCAGGTGCAGGGGTGACAAAGTATTCATATCACTGTGAGCCTTTATGCCCTGAGAATGCATACTTTGATGCAGGACGGAATAGCTGCCAGTCAATAATACC GTGCAGTATGTTGGAACGTGCCGAACGGTTTCCAGGGAACAAAACACACCCACCGGTTTGTGATAAACCTG ATGTGCACAGAGACTCGTCCACTCATGTGATTCTTGGCATCGGCTTTGTTTCACTCTCTGTCAGCCTCCTTCTGGTTCTGTCTTATACCTGCATGAAGAACCAAAGGCAGCACGCAATAA ATAAAAGCCCTGTCCTAGCAGCCTCTACAAACAACAATGAGTTTCATCTGTCAAAGGAGGAAAGTGGACACCAGCTCATCAGCCAGACAGAATCCAAAGACAGCAACAGTTTGGACCAAGTGCACCTGGAAAAAGTCATCTCTTTGTGA
- the si:ch73-361p23.3 gene encoding tumor necrosis factor receptor superfamily member 4, producing the protein MVFLKVLLLILTFNELIVDLDAKICPKGFKATGDSCVACRKGYYQDEESNSIFCKPCTLCEDKLGSMVEQECTPVTDRKCKCREGFVSWENDPSICKCKSGFESKGGKVCSECADGHFSHGTKPCKRWKDCKSAGVKSNGTKTSDVICNDELKSNVPTAPPRTYTKIISVLRSTTHRPPEGAQTLKMQTTTIAAAPPLATLRGKEQPSNTGNHIGIALLLLAIIGLVVLTIVTWRLNITPCWEKKTAVPKQDSFCGRPVEESGDDSSSSLKLNPGEP; encoded by the exons ATGGTTTTTCTCAAAGTGCTCTTACTTATTCTGACATTTAATGAACTCATTGTCGATTTGGATGCAAAAATTTGTCCGAAAG GTTTTAAAGCAACTGGAGACAGCTGTGTCGCTTGCCGGAAAGGATATTACCAGGATGAGGAAAGCAATTCTATATTTTGCAAACCATGTACACTGTGTGAAGACA AGCTGGGTAGCATGGTGGAACAGGAATGCACCCCagtgacagacagaaaatgcaaGTGCCGTGAAGGGTTTGTTTCCTGGGAGAACGATCCTTCTATTTGCAAATGTAAGAGTGGATTTGAATCAAAAGGCGGTAAAG TTTGCTCAGAATGTGCGGATGGACATTTCTCACATGGCACGAAACCCTGCAAACGATGGAAAGA CTGCAAATCAGCAGGAGTGAAATCTAATGGAACCAAGACCTCAGATGTCATCTGCAATGATGAGCTCAAGAGTAATGTTCCGACCGCTCCACCCCgcacatacacaaaaataatttctgtCTTGCGCTCAACAACCCACCGTCCACCTGAGGGGGcccaaacactgaaaatgcaaaCCACAACCATCGCAGCTGCTCCACCACTAGCCACTTTAAGGGGAAAAGAACAGCCCTCCAATACAGGCAACCACATTG GTATTGCCCTCCTCCTGTTGGCAATTATTGGACTGGTTGTGCTGACTATTGTGACCTGGAGGCTGAACATCACACCTTGCTGGGAGAAGAAAACAGCAGTGCCAA AGCAGGACTCGTTCTGTGGGAGGCCAGTTGAGGAGAGCGGCGACGACAGTTCGTCCTCTCTCAAACTGAATCCCGGGGAGCCCTAA
- the edem1 gene encoding ER degradation-enhancing alpha-mannosidase-like protein 1 translates to MQWRSIVVGLVVLRLSLSCVLWLAFGLGPNVSWGFNFHLSFNLHKLDLLFREEKGTDPSGTSWSQRIQAQKYEETASTCAKAGEESARGSYLSFFDGNKDEYVRRYSSFPDTLKAKMKDMAKEMFYFGYDNYMKYAFPEDELNPIDCEGRGPDVLNPSNININDVLGNYSLTLIDTLDTLLVLGNVTEFQRAVKLVIDTVSFDKDSTVQVFEANIRILGSLISAHILLTDPKHPFGKVGFEGYDNELLHLAHDLAVRLLPAFENTSTGIPYPRVNLKSGVPPDSINETCTAGAGSLLVEFGILSRLIGDSTFEWVARRAVRALWNLRSNETGLLGNVVNIQTGQWVGKQSGLGAGMDSFYEYLLKSYILFGEKEDYWMFQAAYESIQNHLRRGRESCNEGEGDPPLYVNVNMFSGEIMNTWIDSLQAFFPGLQVLNGDVDNAICLHAFYYAIWKRFGALPERYNWQLQAPDVLFYPLRPELVESTYLLYQATKNPFYLHVGMDILQSLEKNAKVRCGYATLHHVVDKSKEDRMESFFLSETCKYLYLLFDEDNPLHKSDNKYIFTTEGHVVPIDKRFREKQWNDLFPCEEGALAEREPHSQPAPSNISNCNRIPEERRYALPLKSVYMRQIDHMVGLF, encoded by the exons ATGCAATGGAGGTCGATAGTAGTTGGCCTGGTCGTGTTGAGACTCTCCCTCAGCTGTGTGTTGTGGTTAGCCTTCGGACTGGGACCTAACGTTAGCTGGGGCTTCAACTTCCACCTCAGTTTCAATTTGCACAAATTAGACCTGTTGTTCAGGGAGGAGAAAGGGACCGACCCGAGCGGAACCTCCTGGTCCCAGCGAATACAAGCTCAAAAATATGAAGAGACGGCGAGCACCTGTGCGAAGGCTGGAGAGGAGTCAGCCAGGGGTTCCTACCTGAGCTTCTTCGACGGCAACAAGGACGAGTACGTCCGGAGATACAGCTCCTTCCCGGACACGCTGAAAGCAAAGATGAAAGACATGGCCAAAGAAATGTTCTATTTCGGATATGACAATTATATGAAATATGCCTTTCCCGAGGACGAGCTGAATCCCATTGACTGTGAAGGGAGAGGTCCAGACGTGCTAAACCC GTCGAACATCAACATAAATGATGTCTTGGGGAACTACTCACTCACACTTATTGACACCTTAGACACCCTGTTG gTGCTCGgcaatgtgacagagttccagAGAGCCGTCAAACTGGTTATAGATACTGTATCTTTTGACAAAGACTCAACTGTCCAAGTGTTTGAGGCAAACATCAG gataTTGGGAAGCCTGATCTCAGCACATATTCTGCTGACTGACCCAAAACATCCATTTGGCAAGGTGGGCTTTGAAGGTTACGATAATGAGCTGCTGCATTTGGCTCATGACCTGGCTGTCCGTTTGCTGCCAGCCTTTGAGAACACCAGCACAGGCATCCCTTACCCCAGA GTGAACCTGAAGAGTGGGGTTCCTCCTGACAGCATCAATGAGACGTGTACTGCAGGCGCTGGGTCACTGCTGGTGGAATTTGGGATTTTGAGCCGCTTGATTGGAGATTCCACATTTGAGTGGGTAGCCAGACGAgcagtcagagctctgtggaacctGAGGAGCAATGAAACCGGTCTGCTGG GGAATGTGGTTAACATCCAAACAGGCCAGTGGGTTGGCAAGCAGAGCGGCCTCGGAGCTGGTATGGACTCCTTCTATGAGTATTTGCTGAAATCATACATCCTTTTTGGTGAAAAAGAGGACTACTGGATGTTTCAAGCTGCTTATGAGAGCATTCAGAACCACCTGAGAAGAGG GAGAGAGTCATGCAATGAAGGAGAGGGTGACCCACCTCTCTATGTTAATGTGAACATGTTCAGCGGTGAGATAATGAACACCTGGATCGATTCCCTTCAGGCCTTCTTTCCTGGGCTGCAG GTGCTGAATGGTGATGTGGATAATGCCATTTGCCTGCACGCTTTCTACTATGCCATCTGGAAGCGCTTCGGGGCTTTGCCGGAGAGATACAACTGGCAGCTGCAGGCTCCTGATGTGCTCTTTTACCCTTTAAGGCCGGAGCTGGTGGAGTCGACTTACCTGCTGTACCAG GCGACCAAAAATCCTTTCTATTTGCATGTTGGAATGGATATTCTTCAGAGCCTTGAGAAAAATGCCAAAGTCAG ATGTGGGTATGCAACTCTGCACCACGTCGTGGACAAATCCAAAGAGGATCGGATGGAAAGCTTTTTCCTGAGTGAGACCTGCAAATACCTTTACCTG CTGTTTGATGAGGACAACCCCCTTCACAAATCCGATAACAAGTACATCTTCACCACAGAGGGCCACGTCGTGCCCATAGACAAGCGCTTCAGGGAGAAACAGTGGAATGACTTGTTTCCATGTGAGGAGGGAGCGCTGGCAGAAAGAGAGCCACACAGCCAGCCAGCTCCAAGCAACATCAGCAAT TGTAACAGGATCCCAGAGGAGCGACGGTACGCTCTGCCATTGAAGAGCGTCTACATGAGGCAGATCGATCATATGGTGGGGCTTTTTTGA